One segment of Aquimarina sp. BL5 DNA contains the following:
- a CDS encoding sensor histidine kinase KdpD: MKQKVNTLIITSIIALIALCGIQAYLVYNTYQLKKDAFIRETKKAISNIDNTKEMDSLAETWYTYLSENLVEYKKNNILKKEALNRFKPITDSLNHLFVLYYKKEIANRNLEYDIQYKKDIKSIVIYEEEELDTIFSTIDGENVYSFGEKFPKEDEVVMSKARWFTDLDYENEINGGSINVSLDIEVRTVDYINIIGWKRIVFKQMAMLFVFSVLLFLFVVSLFFYSIRNLIRQKKLADIKTDFINNITHELKTPLATLGIASKSLRKEEIQNSSDAFANTLDILDRQNSRLQKLVDQVVTNSLGSEEIVINKEEILDDVYFQNVLKDFELSVQNKNVSIVSKIEFREVHLSIDKFMFTTAILNVLDNAVKYGKENTEIIFRTYLKDDQYEISIHDNGIGIHEKEQRKIFEKFYRVSKGDVHDVKGLGLGLFYTSQIVKAHQGTISLESKPDLGTTFIITLPITE; this comes from the coding sequence ATGAAGCAGAAAGTAAATACATTAATCATTACATCTATCATAGCTCTTATAGCGCTGTGTGGTATACAGGCATATCTAGTATATAATACCTATCAGTTAAAGAAAGATGCTTTTATTAGAGAAACTAAGAAAGCGATTAGCAATATTGATAATACTAAGGAAATGGATTCATTGGCAGAAACTTGGTATACATATCTAAGTGAAAATCTTGTGGAATATAAAAAGAATAATATTCTTAAAAAAGAAGCTCTCAATAGGTTTAAACCAATAACAGATTCTCTTAATCATTTGTTTGTGTTGTATTATAAGAAAGAAATAGCGAATCGTAATTTAGAATATGATATTCAATATAAAAAGGATATTAAAAGTATTGTGATTTATGAAGAAGAAGAATTGGATACTATTTTTTCCACAATAGATGGTGAAAATGTGTATTCATTTGGAGAAAAATTTCCTAAGGAAGATGAAGTAGTGATGAGTAAAGCTCGGTGGTTTACGGATCTTGATTATGAAAACGAAATTAACGGAGGGTCGATCAATGTGTCTTTGGATATAGAAGTTAGAACTGTGGACTATATCAACATCATAGGATGGAAGCGAATAGTATTTAAACAGATGGCTATGCTTTTTGTTTTTTCGGTATTATTATTTCTTTTCGTAGTTAGTCTGTTTTTCTATTCTATAAGGAATCTGATTCGTCAGAAAAAATTAGCAGATATAAAAACTGATTTCATAAATAATATTACACACGAACTTAAAACCCCATTAGCAACTTTAGGTATCGCTTCTAAGAGTTTAAGAAAAGAAGAAATACAGAATTCTTCTGATGCATTTGCAAATACATTAGATATTCTAGATCGTCAGAATAGTAGATTGCAGAAATTGGTTGATCAGGTAGTTACCAATAGTTTAGGTTCTGAGGAAATAGTTATTAATAAAGAAGAAATACTGGATGACGTATATTTTCAGAATGTTTTGAAAGATTTTGAATTATCTGTTCAGAACAAAAACGTTAGTATCGTCTCGAAGATTGAATTTAGAGAAGTACACTTAAGTATTGATAAATTTATGTTTACTACAGCAATATTAAATGTTTTAGATAATGCAGTAAAATATGGAAAAGAAAATACAGAAATCATTTTTAGAACTTATCTAAAAGATGATCAATATGAAATATCAATCCATGACAATGGAATTGGAATTCATGAGAAGGAACAACGTAAGATTTTTGAGAAATTTTATCGTGTTAGTAAGGGAGATGTTCACGATGTAAAAGGTTTAGGACTAGGGTTGTTTTATACCAGTCAGATTGTTAAGGCACATCAAGGAACAATTTCTTTAGAGAGTAAACCTGATTTGGGAACTACTTTTATCATAACATTACCAATAACCGAATAA